In Vibrio hippocampi, the following are encoded in one genomic region:
- a CDS encoding carboxypeptidase regulatory-like domain-containing protein — protein MKHRRTLISAMVASALLVGCGDDPNSDNDGGGTNPPGSSMYTLSVTVVDEISNNKVEGADVIIDGETVTTDSDGLAEFELASGTYNVEVDEAEGYFNEYASVTVSGDKSVTYELEEYDESEAEGATASIAASDNGDALSFAYPEDTWGSGSAIAAGSDSNYSSLFEVTSGSDWGADNAAIAWGNEASDTINISQYTHVSFKVNPDSFTEDLSTMAITSSAVVTVSIQSATEETVEADYPLSSGTELEDGWIEMDIALPDFQDMTWLGLIFPGNGTIKITDVYFVEEREGTPDDDDVVEPDPDPDPTPDPDPEVGEPSVPSDNDAFIAYSGQEDTFTMGYWGDTWGSGTTYTELTDADYEKAFDLTPGTGWGASFAVLAWGNDDQDEVDVDSIDISDYTHARFKVKAESAETVEVSVQTIGAESKLEYSLSDGTTLANDWVEMEVALPGYTEMTWFGVSFSTEETVQLADVYFVAGEEDTTPPEVTEPATPAPTPADYGDDEVFSFYSDAYTSDGTIVNWSEDWWNAPTYSENSVDGDNIASFEVIADGGTSGIVLEQADVSAYKDWNFDLYVEEGATTVELKLVSVTGEARYTITPPITGEWTSYRLSMANDLTQGDTALNTTQLEKIGIQVWGEVGKSVHLDNIYFSGESSSFELSVTVVDSNGAPIAGAMVSVGDNSTTTDASGIATLTLTEGDQTVMVTADGYGSASFTETVDADVSTDITLDALEAAPTTAATDPTVDDSTAYALYSDALAVDRAPSNFVENWWNAPDFSEVTIAGNNTIQYQIISGGEEGGVAGISFGNPTNDGSYVDGSTFSKLHIDGYATAGIRLIKLQVVSSGGAYVVEFTPTTGEWTDLEIDLSAAGENFTPSELQQIGVQLWGTSSDSLYVDNIYFY, from the coding sequence ATGAAACATAGAAGAACTCTCATTTCAGCCATGGTTGCCAGCGCTTTGTTGGTAGGGTGTGGAGATGATCCAAACAGTGATAATGATGGCGGTGGTACTAATCCACCGGGCAGCAGCATGTATACACTGTCTGTGACAGTGGTGGATGAGATCAGTAACAACAAGGTAGAAGGTGCCGATGTCATTATTGATGGTGAAACGGTCACCACGGATAGTGATGGTCTTGCTGAATTTGAATTGGCTTCGGGTACCTATAACGTCGAAGTTGATGAAGCTGAAGGTTATTTTAACGAATACGCCAGCGTTACTGTTTCCGGCGATAAATCAGTAACATACGAACTCGAAGAGTATGATGAATCGGAAGCTGAAGGCGCAACGGCATCCATTGCAGCATCGGACAATGGTGACGCATTGAGCTTTGCTTATCCTGAAGATACTTGGGGATCAGGCTCAGCGATTGCTGCGGGATCGGATAGTAACTATTCTTCGCTGTTTGAGGTTACCAGTGGCAGTGATTGGGGTGCTGACAACGCGGCTATCGCTTGGGGTAATGAAGCCAGTGATACCATTAATATCAGTCAGTACACGCATGTTTCATTTAAGGTAAATCCGGATTCGTTTACGGAAGACCTTTCTACTATGGCAATCACTTCTAGTGCTGTTGTGACCGTGTCGATTCAAAGTGCAACAGAAGAGACTGTCGAAGCTGATTATCCACTTTCATCAGGTACTGAACTTGAAGATGGTTGGATTGAAATGGATATCGCATTACCAGATTTTCAAGATATGACTTGGCTTGGTCTGATATTCCCTGGTAATGGCACCATCAAAATCACGGATGTTTACTTTGTTGAAGAGCGTGAAGGGACACCGGATGACGACGATGTTGTTGAGCCGGATCCCGATCCAGACCCAACACCGGATCCTGATCCAGAGGTAGGTGAACCTTCAGTACCGAGTGACAATGACGCATTCATTGCTTATTCAGGGCAAGAAGACACGTTTACGATGGGTTATTGGGGTGACACTTGGGGTTCTGGTACCACTTATACAGAACTTACAGATGCCGACTATGAAAAAGCGTTTGACTTAACGCCAGGAACGGGTTGGGGCGCAAGCTTTGCGGTATTGGCTTGGGGTAATGATGACCAAGACGAAGTGGATGTTGACTCGATTGATATTTCTGATTACACCCATGCTCGCTTCAAAGTGAAAGCGGAATCGGCAGAAACCGTTGAAGTCTCAGTGCAAACCATTGGGGCAGAGTCTAAGCTGGAATACTCTCTATCAGACGGCACCACGCTAGCGAATGATTGGGTAGAGATGGAAGTGGCTTTACCGGGTTACACTGAAATGACGTGGTTTGGCGTGAGTTTCTCGACTGAAGAAACGGTGCAGCTAGCGGATGTCTATTTTGTGGCTGGGGAAGAAGATACGACGCCACCAGAAGTGACAGAACCAGCGACGCCAGCACCAACTCCAGCTGACTATGGTGATGACGAGGTATTCTCTTTCTATAGTGATGCATACACTTCTGATGGCACGATTGTTAACTGGTCAGAAGATTGGTGGAATGCACCTACCTACAGCGAAAATAGCGTTGATGGTGATAACATCGCGAGCTTTGAAGTGATTGCTGATGGTGGTACAAGCGGCATCGTACTTGAGCAAGCGGATGTGTCAGCTTACAAAGATTGGAACTTTGATCTCTATGTCGAAGAAGGCGCAACTACAGTTGAGTTGAAGCTAGTGTCTGTAACGGGTGAAGCTCGCTACACAATCACTCCACCGATTACCGGTGAGTGGACCAGTTATCGCCTATCTATGGCCAATGATCTCACTCAAGGGGATACTGCGTTAAATACCACTCAATTAGAGAAAATTGGTATTCAAGTTTGGGGTGAAGTCGGTAAGTCAGTCCATCTTGATAACATTTACTTCTCGGGCGAATCAAGCTCGTTTGAATTGAGTGTGACAGTGGTCGATAGCAATGGTGCGCCAATTGCAGGAGCGATGGTTTCTGTGGGCGATAATTCGACAACGACTGATGCAAGTGGTATTGCGACGCTAACTCTGACGGAAGGTGACCAAACGGTCATGGTTACTGCGGACGGATATGGTTCGGCATCGTTTACTGAAACCGTCGATGCTGATGTCAGTACCGATATTACACTTGATGCGCTTGAAGCTGCGCCAACCACGGCTGCGACCGATCCAACGGTTGATGATAGCACGGCTTATGCGCTTTACAGTGATGCCTTAGCCGTTGATCGCGCACCATCGAACTTTGTTGAAAACTGGTGGAATGCGCCTGATTTCTCGGAGGTAACGATTGCGGGTAACAACACGATTCAGTATCAGATTATCTCTGGTGGCGAAGAGGGTGGTGTTGCTGGTATTAGTTTTGGTAACCCAACCAACGACGGGTCTTATGTGGATGGTTCTACATTCAGCAAGCTTCACATTGACGGCTATGCAACAGCAGGTATCCGTTTAATCAAGCTGCAAGTTGTCTCTTCTGGTGGTGCTTATGTCGTTGAGTTTACGCCAACGACAGGTGAGTGGACTGATCTTGAGATTGACCTATCCGCAGCGGGTGAGAACTTTACACCGTCTGAGCTGCAACAAATTGGTGTACAGCTTTGGGGCACAAGTTCAGATAGTTTGTATGTAGATAATATTTACTTCTACTGA
- a CDS encoding glycoside hydrolase family 16 protein: MDKKFKLLSTAALLTSISTPSLAGWEVQWIDKFEGSGVDWDNWTAQTEANYNNELQCYTDDDSSDNRNYEVSDGTLKIIARKNETSTYCSTVGEYKTWTSGRLNTKDKQEFLYGRIESRIRFHDLDAGTWPAFWMLENRINQQPIANDDDFASWPNFGAGEIDIWEWFANEPDLYITNFFNNSTFSGSDTGACGSKIVYNYPNGSQDVLDWHVYAMEWEQDQIDFYIDDVKVATQDMSGCTQYQEDMFVLINLAMGGNLGGDVDANLTKATLEIDYVAHCKESASSDSSYCNEEAPLGEDGTDPDPQPEIENAYIAYSGEDDTFGMTYWGDTWGTGTSITQLSETYEKSYELTPGTGWGASWAVMAWGNDVADSIDISDYSVAKFKVKSGSYDSVKVSVQNGNDSDTSESVYQLANGTDLGNGWVEISASLPKFTGMTWLGLMFEGTATVQIADVYLLGSTDGDEDGGGDDGGGDDGTPEEDKVPSGVSSGGSLNVFVLLLMAMLVIARAKKQSIIRRL; the protein is encoded by the coding sequence ATGGATAAAAAATTTAAACTCCTCTCTACAGCCGCACTACTGACGTCGATATCAACCCCTTCACTAGCGGGTTGGGAGGTTCAGTGGATTGATAAATTTGAGGGTTCGGGTGTCGATTGGGACAATTGGACCGCGCAAACAGAGGCAAACTACAACAACGAGCTTCAGTGCTATACCGATGATGACTCCTCTGATAATCGTAACTATGAAGTGTCTGATGGCACGCTAAAAATCATCGCGCGTAAGAATGAAACGTCCACATATTGCAGTACGGTTGGTGAGTATAAAACTTGGACCTCAGGTCGACTCAATACCAAAGATAAGCAAGAGTTTCTTTATGGGCGCATTGAATCCAGAATTCGTTTTCACGATTTAGATGCGGGGACATGGCCGGCATTTTGGATGCTAGAAAACCGGATAAATCAACAACCTATCGCCAATGACGATGATTTTGCTTCTTGGCCAAACTTTGGTGCTGGTGAGATCGACATTTGGGAGTGGTTCGCGAACGAACCTGATCTTTATATTACCAACTTTTTTAATAATTCCACCTTTTCTGGCAGCGACACCGGCGCTTGTGGTAGCAAAATTGTTTACAACTATCCGAATGGTTCACAGGATGTGCTTGATTGGCATGTTTACGCTATGGAGTGGGAGCAAGACCAGATCGATTTTTATATTGATGATGTTAAGGTCGCTACGCAAGATATGAGTGGTTGTACTCAGTATCAAGAAGATATGTTTGTGCTTATTAACTTGGCGATGGGTGGCAACTTGGGCGGTGACGTCGATGCCAACCTTACCAAGGCAACCCTTGAAATTGATTATGTTGCGCACTGTAAAGAAAGCGCTTCCAGTGATTCTAGTTACTGTAATGAAGAAGCACCACTGGGTGAAGACGGTACCGACCCTGATCCTCAACCAGAGATTGAAAACGCCTATATCGCTTATTCCGGAGAAGACGACACATTTGGTATGACTTACTGGGGTGATACATGGGGGACAGGCACGTCTATCACACAACTTTCAGAGACTTACGAAAAGAGTTACGAATTGACTCCGGGTACAGGTTGGGGCGCGTCTTGGGCTGTAATGGCTTGGGGTAATGATGTGGCTGACAGTATCGATATCTCCGACTACTCAGTGGCTAAGTTCAAAGTGAAATCTGGCAGTTATGACAGTGTGAAAGTCTCGGTACAAAACGGCAATGATTCTGATACTTCAGAAAGTGTCTATCAACTGGCTAATGGGACTGACTTAGGTAATGGCTGGGTCGAAATTTCAGCTTCGCTACCAAAATTCACGGGTATGACTTGGTTAGGCTTGATGTTTGAAGGCACGGCTACGGTTCAGATCGCAGATGTTTACTTATTAGGTTCGACAGATGGTGATGAAGACGGTGGCGGTGATGACGGCGGTGGCGACGATGGCACACCGGAAGAAGACAAAGTACCCAGCGGTGTAAGCAGTGGCGGTAGCCTCAACGTTTTTGTGCTGTTACTGATGGCAATGTTAGTAATAGCGAGAGCAAAAAAGCAGTCAATCATCAGACGCCTGTAA
- a CDS encoding helix-turn-helix transcriptional regulator: MQTISLVPRDTVEFFADMLHEIDHQPYELLRAATIPSDIHFNPDYQYLPESCLKNFFEVLTAHLCQQRLAWIFYRACKETCVPRLIALITERSSLQAALQQFCTQLQTQSTGSHCYLKQVAGKWWFIREKSGEDEAWFRTAETFAVICMAELLRTLTQDDWCPKSIGIQSDATDALSQLPLLANAQFFIGRSATVVEISTALVSKPVSLATPFIHVDQTATPDNPMSFAEQFRMSITPYLSMGKLPIKIAAEILRLNVRTLQRRLKQENIIYKSFIEHLVFEQVCQRLKRGDESITQIANRYGYSDAAHFSRSFKRIYGVSPSQYRKMPDLIGR, from the coding sequence ATGCAGACGATTTCATTAGTGCCGCGAGACACGGTAGAGTTTTTTGCCGACATGCTGCATGAGATCGACCATCAACCTTATGAGCTATTGCGAGCGGCAACGATTCCCAGTGATATTCACTTTAATCCCGATTACCAATATTTACCGGAATCTTGCCTGAAGAACTTTTTTGAGGTGCTAACCGCGCATCTTTGTCAACAGCGCCTCGCATGGATATTTTATCGAGCTTGTAAAGAGACCTGTGTACCAAGACTGATAGCTTTGATCACCGAGCGCTCAAGTTTGCAAGCGGCTTTACAGCAGTTTTGTACACAACTGCAGACTCAATCAACGGGCAGTCACTGTTATTTAAAGCAAGTAGCAGGCAAGTGGTGGTTTATCCGAGAGAAATCGGGTGAGGATGAAGCTTGGTTTAGAACCGCAGAGACGTTTGCCGTGATCTGTATGGCGGAACTGCTTAGGACATTGACACAAGATGACTGGTGCCCAAAAAGCATTGGTATACAAAGCGATGCGACTGACGCCTTATCGCAACTCCCTTTGTTGGCAAATGCTCAATTTTTTATTGGGCGCTCAGCGACAGTCGTCGAAATATCAACAGCCTTGGTATCTAAACCAGTGAGTCTTGCTACACCGTTTATTCACGTTGACCAAACCGCCACGCCCGACAATCCCATGAGTTTTGCAGAACAATTTCGTATGTCTATTACGCCTTATCTTTCTATGGGTAAGTTGCCGATTAAAATCGCCGCTGAAATATTGCGGCTTAACGTTAGAACTTTGCAACGTAGACTTAAGCAAGAAAACATCATCTATAAATCGTTCATTGAACATTTAGTGTTTGAGCAAGTTTGTCAGCGCTTGAAGCGAGGTGATGAGAGTATTACTCAGATCGCCAATCGTTATGGTTATTCTGACGCTGCTCATTTCTCGCGGTCATTTAAGCGAATTTATGGTGTGTCACCCTCGCAATATAGAAAAATGCCAGACTTAATCGGGAGGTAA
- a CDS encoding AI-2E family transporter, giving the protein MKNDAQFSRNAIDAFIKIAAISILAMWCFAILRPFILLIVWAGIIATALYPVVTWLNRKFSLSTSKGSGLIALVGVLLLLIPLILLSTGIYSSTTDVFAQYQQGTLTIPKPNTSVQEWPLIGEKAYAAFSLAASNLELAMSKYSEEIKAIAGKLASLLGSLGGGFVQFIISTIIAGVFMSNAEKCEKGFEMVATRLAGDRGKELTQLCKTTVRSVVQGVIGVAVIQSVAAAIGLMVAGVPAAGLWAFAVLLMAIVQLPPILALLPAIIYLFSVDTTTTAVLFLIWSLVVSGSDAFLKPILLSRGSDIPMLVILLGALGGMAMSGIVGLFVGAVILGLSYKLLVAWLEAVNTQVKE; this is encoded by the coding sequence ATGAAAAACGATGCCCAATTTTCCCGTAATGCGATCGATGCTTTTATCAAGATTGCCGCGATTTCTATTTTGGCGATGTGGTGTTTTGCTATCCTAAGACCTTTCATATTACTGATCGTGTGGGCGGGGATCATTGCTACGGCACTCTATCCCGTCGTGACGTGGCTTAATCGAAAGTTTTCTTTGTCGACTTCAAAGGGGAGCGGGTTGATTGCTTTGGTCGGGGTACTATTGCTATTGATTCCCTTGATATTGCTCTCCACCGGTATTTATTCGAGCACCACGGATGTATTCGCCCAATATCAACAAGGCACACTGACGATACCCAAGCCGAATACATCCGTTCAAGAATGGCCCTTAATTGGCGAAAAAGCCTATGCTGCGTTTTCACTCGCCGCCTCCAATCTTGAACTTGCCATGTCGAAATATAGCGAAGAAATCAAAGCCATTGCTGGCAAACTCGCGTCGTTACTGGGCTCGTTAGGCGGTGGCTTTGTCCAATTTATTATTTCGACCATCATCGCTGGCGTGTTTATGTCGAACGCGGAAAAATGTGAAAAAGGCTTTGAGATGGTGGCGACTCGATTAGCGGGTGACAGAGGTAAAGAGTTAACTCAGTTATGCAAAACCACCGTGAGAAGCGTGGTACAAGGGGTGATTGGCGTAGCCGTGATTCAATCCGTCGCAGCAGCGATAGGGCTTATGGTCGCTGGCGTTCCTGCCGCTGGGCTTTGGGCGTTCGCGGTTCTGTTGATGGCCATTGTTCAACTGCCCCCGATTCTGGCTTTATTGCCAGCGATAATTTACCTGTTTAGCGTGGATACCACTACCACCGCAGTACTGTTTTTGATTTGGTCACTGGTGGTCAGCGGCAGTGATGCCTTTTTGAAACCGATATTGCTAAGCCGTGGCTCTGATATTCCGATGCTGGTGATACTACTCGGTGCTTTAGGCGGAATGGCGATGTCAGGCATCGTGGGACTGTTTGTTGGTGCGGTTATTCTGGGCTTGAGTTACAAACTTCTCGTAGCTTGGCTGGAAGCGGTGAATACACAGGTTAAGGAATAA
- a CDS encoding DUF2955 domain-containing protein — protein MPDSQSLSPATQTKIIRYAVAVGLAVFLAAWIDWPLAFVAPVFTAKFLVDRPKFNRETVYELILAMVVTILLGLFLSTGITKYPIPLLILVGLMMMWSYYLFTDPKWNLFATILIIAVLMLPFMAIADPGVSVFLAVGLSSSGLVAVAMFALVHIYFPEEDNQFTGFSASPLTSGQRWYASLRAMIISFPVVCFFFIFQISSALLTMMFIALLSLMITSEKSVKLSAFLIVSNLLGGVIAIAAFLILSLVPTIAFHTLFVATIALIIGKQIYTQPAKAPIYATAFSTVLVLLGSTLMSSGDIDSNMWIRIIQLAVVSIYMILASLFLETRTWSFLQKQSL, from the coding sequence ATGCCCGATAGTCAAAGCCTCAGTCCTGCCACACAAACCAAGATAATTCGCTATGCCGTAGCGGTCGGTTTGGCGGTATTTTTGGCCGCCTGGATCGATTGGCCACTGGCGTTTGTAGCGCCTGTGTTTACCGCTAAGTTTTTAGTGGATCGACCTAAGTTTAATCGAGAAACCGTGTATGAATTGATACTGGCGATGGTCGTGACCATCTTACTGGGGTTATTTCTCTCCACGGGAATTACCAAGTATCCGATCCCTTTGTTGATCCTTGTCGGTTTGATGATGATGTGGAGCTACTATTTATTCACCGACCCTAAATGGAACCTGTTTGCCACCATTCTTATTATCGCGGTATTGATGCTGCCGTTTATGGCGATTGCCGATCCCGGTGTTTCGGTATTTTTAGCGGTTGGGTTATCCAGTTCTGGTTTAGTGGCTGTCGCGATGTTTGCCCTAGTGCATATCTATTTTCCCGAGGAAGACAATCAGTTTACCGGATTTTCCGCATCACCGTTAACGTCTGGACAGCGATGGTATGCCTCACTTCGCGCCATGATTATTTCGTTTCCAGTGGTGTGCTTTTTCTTCATTTTTCAAATTTCTTCAGCATTGTTGACTATGATGTTTATTGCCCTGTTGTCGTTGATGATCACCAGTGAAAAATCAGTCAAGTTAAGCGCTTTTTTAATTGTGAGTAATCTGTTGGGGGGCGTTATCGCTATTGCGGCATTTTTAATATTGAGTTTGGTTCCGACCATCGCGTTTCACACTTTGTTTGTCGCGACGATTGCCCTGATTATTGGCAAGCAGATCTACACCCAACCTGCGAAAGCGCCGATCTATGCAACGGCCTTTAGCACCGTGTTGGTGTTACTTGGCAGTACTTTGATGAGCTCGGGAGATATCGACAGCAATATGTGGATACGAATCATCCAGCTTGCTGTGGTGAGTATTTATATGATTTTAGCGTCACTGTTTTTGGAAACACGAACTTGGTCTTTTTTACAAAAACAGTCACTGTGA
- a CDS encoding HlyD family secretion protein, which produces MSEKNNPSESEVTEQQKQGQQAKPDKIKKLTNYMLGIVAFMLLFSIVSDRIIPSTDNARVKGYVVPIKPQVSGQVLDIVVQPNQLVKQGDVLARLNPADYEIAVAQAEQNLQIAGQNVGAQTASISSAQARLTSANVEKEAVELQTNRILKMAERGVVSKADADDARAKLAGARANVLNAQADLERTKQQLGGDGEDNSQIKAALLALEQAQLNLERTVITAPTDGGVSNFSLSEGFYASAGQPFMTFVSTGSIWIEAYFRENSLGNVKAGDEVEVALDFAPGKVIKGRVTSVDWGVDWGQSNQAGKLAQANSQTGWLRQTQMLPILIEFEHQHTSGLLRIGGQADVIVYTNDNAIFNAFGKLWIRFVSFMSYAR; this is translated from the coding sequence ATGTCTGAAAAGAACAATCCGTCAGAGAGTGAAGTGACAGAACAGCAAAAGCAAGGTCAGCAAGCCAAGCCGGACAAAATAAAAAAGCTAACCAATTATATGTTGGGCATTGTGGCATTTATGCTGCTATTTAGTATTGTCTCAGACCGAATTATTCCATCAACGGATAACGCTAGGGTAAAAGGTTACGTTGTACCGATTAAACCGCAAGTTTCTGGACAGGTTCTTGATATCGTGGTTCAGCCAAATCAGTTAGTGAAACAGGGCGACGTATTAGCCCGGTTAAACCCAGCGGATTATGAAATTGCGGTGGCTCAAGCAGAACAGAACTTACAAATTGCGGGGCAAAATGTCGGCGCACAGACCGCCAGTATCTCCTCTGCGCAAGCTCGATTAACCAGTGCCAATGTTGAAAAAGAAGCGGTTGAACTGCAAACCAACCGGATTTTAAAAATGGCGGAGCGAGGAGTCGTGTCAAAAGCCGATGCCGATGATGCTAGAGCGAAACTTGCCGGAGCACGCGCCAATGTGCTTAATGCTCAAGCCGACCTTGAACGAACCAAGCAGCAATTGGGCGGAGACGGTGAAGATAACAGCCAGATCAAAGCCGCATTGCTGGCATTAGAGCAAGCGCAACTTAACCTTGAACGTACCGTGATCACGGCACCAACCGATGGTGGAGTGTCTAACTTTAGCCTGTCAGAAGGCTTTTATGCCTCGGCGGGACAACCTTTCATGACCTTTGTCTCGACAGGCAGCATTTGGATTGAAGCCTATTTCCGTGAAAACAGCCTAGGTAATGTAAAAGCGGGCGATGAGGTTGAAGTCGCGCTTGATTTTGCGCCGGGTAAGGTGATCAAAGGAAGAGTGACCAGCGTCGATTGGGGCGTGGACTGGGGACAGAGTAATCAAGCAGGTAAACTGGCGCAGGCGAACAGTCAAACGGGCTGGCTTCGTCAAACTCAGATGTTACCAATCTTGATTGAGTTCGAACATCAGCACACATCTGGTTTGCTTCGAATTGGCGGTCAAGCGGATGTGATTGTCTACACCAATGATAATGCGATTTTTAACGCGTTTGGCAAACTGTGGATCCGATTTGTGAGCTTTATGTCTTATGCCCGATAG
- a CDS encoding SDR family oxidoreductase — translation MTINNPFGPKGWTPERLHSLVGKTYLITGANTGAGFQATRLLLAKGAQVVMLNRNPAKSEAAIEQLKQEFGEQALVSFIRMDLASLESIREAAAQVLQTVPKIDALMCNGAIAQVAQQQFTVDGFESQLGVNHYGHFLLCGLLFDRIDESNGRIVVVSSEGHKMGLRTMQFDDMNWDKNYHPNKVYSQSKLAQMMFAYELQDKIQAANKRVQVYVCHPGASNTSLIRDSASLMTRLSWGLMVKIGLAQTAEKGAYPEVMCATEENLKQRAYYGPTGLMNFGGPVGEAKLESFVLDKAVLTKLWTLSEQQTSMQWSL, via the coding sequence ATGACTATCAACAATCCATTTGGCCCTAAAGGTTGGACTCCAGAACGACTTCATTCGCTTGTAGGTAAAACCTATCTTATTACTGGTGCCAATACCGGTGCGGGGTTTCAAGCAACCAGGCTGCTGCTCGCTAAAGGGGCGCAGGTTGTTATGCTGAACCGCAATCCCGCCAAGTCTGAGGCAGCGATTGAGCAATTAAAGCAAGAGTTTGGCGAACAAGCGTTAGTGAGCTTTATACGCATGGACTTAGCCAGCCTAGAGTCGATTCGTGAAGCCGCCGCACAAGTGTTACAAACCGTACCAAAGATTGATGCCTTAATGTGCAATGGTGCCATTGCGCAGGTTGCCCAGCAACAATTCACCGTCGATGGATTTGAAAGCCAACTCGGGGTGAACCATTATGGTCACTTTCTGCTTTGTGGTTTGCTGTTTGACAGAATTGATGAATCAAACGGTCGTATTGTCGTTGTCTCAAGTGAGGGGCATAAAATGGGGCTGAGAACCATGCAGTTTGACGATATGAATTGGGATAAAAACTACCACCCCAACAAGGTATACAGCCAAAGTAAACTGGCACAGATGATGTTTGCTTATGAGTTACAAGACAAAATTCAAGCCGCGAATAAGCGTGTTCAAGTCTATGTTTGTCATCCGGGCGCTTCCAATACCTCGCTTATTCGCGATAGCGCCAGTCTAATGACCCGATTGAGTTGGGGACTGATGGTGAAAATCGGTTTAGCGCAGACGGCTGAGAAAGGGGCTTATCCTGAGGTTATGTGCGCTACAGAAGAAAACCTTAAGCAACGTGCCTACTACGGTCCGACTGGGTTGATGAATTTTGGCGGTCCAGTGGGTGAAGCCAAATTAGAGTCGTTCGTGTTGGACAAAGCGGTGCTGACCAAATTATGGACGCTTTCTGAACAACAAACGTCGATGCAGTGGTCATTGTAA
- a CDS encoding fibrobacter succinogenes major paralogous domain-containing protein — translation MVVAATSLANDINKELYQLENTVQDHEGNVYRTVTIGDQVWMAEGLRVTQFQDGSKVSSGAIPKDEPENLLKYGRLYNWHDVADERNLCPEGWRVATDEDWKRLERTIGMPEEELDQQGWRGGDQDLGVQLKEAQADGLFKKFDPEKINKHQFFARPAGVKWNGFYITQGAYTEFWTATSATDRNAIIRTLAYSWWNTHKGEIRRATSSKDYMFSVRCVKV, via the coding sequence ATGGTAGTTGCAGCAACATCATTGGCCAATGACATCAATAAAGAGTTATACCAATTGGAAAACACGGTACAAGATCACGAAGGCAATGTTTATCGCACCGTGACTATTGGCGATCAAGTTTGGATGGCTGAGGGGCTACGAGTGACTCAGTTCCAAGATGGCTCAAAGGTGAGTTCCGGCGCCATTCCTAAAGATGAACCGGAGAACCTGCTTAAGTACGGGCGATTGTATAACTGGCATGATGTTGCGGATGAGAGAAACTTGTGCCCTGAGGGATGGCGTGTAGCAACCGATGAAGATTGGAAACGTTTAGAGCGCACAATTGGGATGCCCGAAGAGGAACTTGATCAACAAGGTTGGCGTGGTGGCGACCAAGATTTGGGCGTGCAATTGAAAGAGGCGCAAGCGGATGGTCTATTCAAAAAATTCGACCCTGAAAAGATCAATAAACACCAATTTTTCGCTAGACCTGCTGGTGTAAAATGGAATGGTTTTTACATTACTCAAGGTGCTTATACTGAGTTTTGGACCGCAACCAGTGCAACCGACAGAAATGCGATTATTCGCACCTTGGCGTATTCTTGGTGGAATACGCATAAAGGGGAAATCCGCCGTGCGACCAGCTCTAAAGATTATATGTTTTCGGTGAGGTGTGTGAAGGTTTAG